CGCCATCGAACAAGCCGATCTGCGCACGGTCTACGTCGACGCCGCTTGCGCGCTAGAAGCCGGCACGGAGTGGCAACGCTGCCGCGTGCTGGATGTGAGCGCCCTGCTGCGCGAGCTGATTCGAGAGCTGGCCCAAGTGGACCAAGGCCGCAGGGAGCCAGATCCTCACGAGGCCTTGCTCGCGCCGCTGATCCTCGCCGAGTTGCGCCGCGCCAAGCCCGTGGCACTGGGCCTGGCCCTGCCGCGCGACAAGCGCCTGCGTCGGCTTTGCGAAGCAGCCTTGGCCGAACCCCAGCAGGACCACGGATTGCGCGCTTGGAGCCAGGAGGTCGGCGCCAGCGAGCGCACCCTGCACCGGCTGTTTCGCGAACAGCTCGGCACCAGCTACCGGCATTGGCGAAGCCAGCTGCTGCTGGCGCAAGGCCTGAGCCTGGCCGCACGCGGCCTGGCGCTGCAGGACATCGCCGCCGAGCTCGGCTATGCCAGCCCGAGCGCCTTTTCGGCCATGGTCAAGCGCAGCGTCGGACAGACGCCCAGCGAATTCTTCAAGAACGCCGGGTGGGCGGGATCAGCAGCGTCGGGAAGCTGACCGGCAGGGTTTCGGGGAAGTCGCGGCTGTAGTGCAAGCCCCGGCTCTCATGCCGCATCAAGGCCGAGCGCACGATGAGCTCAGCGCAGTCCACCAGATTGCGCAACTCCAGCAGATCGCGGTTGACGCGGAAGTTGGCGTAGTACTCCAGGGTCTCGGCGCGCAACAGCTCGATGCGGTGCAAGGCCCGCTCCAAGCGCTTGGTGGTGCGCACGATGCCCACATAGTTCCACATCAAGAGGCGCAGCTCGTCCCAGTTGTGGGCAATGACGACCTGCTCGTCGGCGTTCTCCACCTGGCTCTCGTCCCAGCCCGGCAGGGTCTGGGCTGTGGCGGCGGGCTGGTCATGGATGCGCGCCGCACAGCTGCAGCCCAGCACCACGCATTCCAGCAGTGAGTTGCTGGCCAGCCGATTGGCGCCATGCAGGCCGGTGTAGCCCGTCTCGCCCACCGCATACAGCCCCGGCAAATCAGCACGGCCGTCGAGGTCCGTCACCACGCCACCGCAGGTGAAGTGCACGGCGGGCACCACCGGGATCATCTGCTTGGCAATGTCGATACCCAACTTCAGGCAGCGTGCGTGGATGGTGGGGAAATGGCTCTTGAGGAAGTCTTCGCCCAGATGACGGGCATCCAGCCACACATGGTCTACGCCGTGGCGCTTCATCTCGAAGTCAATGGCGCGCGCCACGATGTCGCGCGGGGCCAGCTCCATACGCGAGTCATGCGCCGCCATGAAGCGCTCGCCATTTGGCAGCTTCAGATGCCCCCCCTCGCCTCGCAGCGCCTCGGTGATCAGGAAACTGCGTTCCTGCGGGTGGTAGAGGCAAGTGGGGTGGAACTGGATGAACTCCATGTTCGCCACCCGGCAGCCGGCGCGCCAGGCCATGGCCACACCGTCGCCGGTGGCCGTGTCCGGATTGGTGGTGTAGCGATAGACCTTGCCCGCGCCACCCGTGGCCAGCACCACCGCGCGCGCAGCCAGGGCCTCGACGCGGCCACTGTCAATATCCAGCGCATACACGCCATGGCAGCGCGGCGACTCTTCCTTCAGATGCCGGTGGGTGATCAGGTCCACCGCCATCCAGCGCTGCCGCAGTTTGATGTTCGGATGCGCCTGCGCCTTGGCCAGCAGGGCATCGTGGATGGCCTTGCCCGTGGCATCGGCCGCGTGGGCAATGCGCCGCACCGCATGCCCGCCCTCGCGCGTCAGGTGCAGGCCCAGCGGGCCGCCGGCATCGGGTGTGAAGGGCACGCCCTGCGCCACCAGCCATTCCACCGCCTGCGCGCTGCGTTCAGCAATGAAGCGGGCCGTCACCTCATCGACCAGACCGGCGCCGGCGTCCGCCGTATCGCGCACATGGCTGTCGATGGAGTCGTCGCTGCCCAGCACACCAACGATGCCACCCTGGGCCCAGGCCGTGGCCGCTTCGCCCAGCTCGCGCTTGGCCAGCACCTGCACCGGCATGTGGTCGGCCAGATGAAGGGCAACGGTCAGTCCGGCCAGGCCGGCGCCGATGATGACGACCGGCGGAGCGGTGTTGGGTGCGGGATTCATCGCGGCATTCTAGGAAGGCAGCACTGGCACACCCGCTGGCACATGCACTGGCACACTGCGCGCCATGGCGACTTCCCTCCCCCCAGCCCCTGGCCACGGCGTGGCCGACGGCGCCCCCTTGATCGGCCGCTACGCCGGCAGCCCGGCCCAATTCGACTGGCGCGGCTTGCGTGCCCCATGGCAGCACGGCCCACTCTGGACGCGCCTGCATCACAAGCGCTGGCATTACGTTGGCATCGCCAGCTCGGAGCTCTTCATCGGCCTGGCCATCGTCGATCTGGGCTGGACGGCCACCGCCTTCGCCTATCTGTTTGACCGCGCCCAGGGGCGGTTGCTGGGCGATTGGAGCCAGGACGCCCTGCCCGGCCTGCAGGTGCAGATTGCCGATGCGCCACTGCACGGCGCACGGGCTCGGTTTCGCGGCCTCGGCAGCCGGCTGCAGTTGGAAGAAGCCAGAGGCCAGTTGCAACTGGCCGTGGATGTGCGCGGCCTGAAAGTGCAGGCCACGCTGGACCTGCCCACCGCCCCACCCTTGCTCGCCATCGGGCCCATTGATGGGGGGAGCGTGCATGGCACCGTCAAAACCACCGCCATGAAGATCAAGGGCTGGGCCGAGGCCGGCGGCCGGCGCTTTGCGCTCGACCAGGCCTTGGCCGCGTTGGATGCTTCCAATGGCCTGCTGGCGCGCCACACCGCCTGGCGCTGGGCCAGCGCGCACGGCAAAAACATCGGCCTGAACCTGCAGCAGGGCTACTTTGGCACGCAGGAAAACGCGCTCTGGCTGGACGGCGACCTGATCCCGCTGGGCGCCGCCCACTTCGAGTTCGACCCTGCGCACCCCATGCAGCCCTGGCGCATTCACACTGCGGATGGCTTGCTGGATCTGCAGTTCACGCCCGAAGGCCTGCGCGCCGAGGACCGCAACCTCCTCATCGCCGCCAGCCACTATGTCCAGCCCATCGGGCGCTTCAACGGCTGGGTGCGCGCCGCGCCTGGCGCGCCCCAACGCACGGTCGCCGACCTGCTGGGCGTGACCGAGGACCACCGCTCGCGCTGGTAGCCCGCGCTTATTTCAAGGCCGCACCTCGGGATCCAGGCTTTGCAGCCGCGCGTTCTCGCGCCCTAACCAGGTCTGCAGCGGGGCGAAGTATTCGATTAGCGCGCCGCCATCCACCTGGCGCTCGCCGGTCAGGGCCTGCAGGGCCTCGGGCCAGGGCTTGCTCGCCCCCATCTGCAGCATGGCCTGGAATTTGGCGCCGGCCGCGCGGCTGCCAAAGATCGAGCAGCGGTGCAGCGGTCCAGTCTGCCTGGCTTCCCGGCACAGCGCGCGGTGGAACTGAAACTGCAGCAGATGGGCCAGGAAGTAGCGCGCGTAGGAGGTATCGCTGGCCACGTGGTACTTCGCGCCGGCATCAAAGCCACCGGGGCGCGCCGGCTCGGGCCGGCTCACGCCCTGCACCTGTTCACGCAGCCGCCACCAGCTGGCGTCAAAGTCCTCGGGCTTCACCTGGCCGCCGTAGACCTGCCAACGCCACTGATCAACGAGATAGGCAAAGGGCAGGAAGGCAATCTTCTGCAGCGCCTGCTTCAGTAGCGCGTCAATGTCATCGCCTGCCGGATCGCGGGCCGACATCAGACCGATCTGCCGCAGATAGTCCGGCGTGACCGATAGAGCGACGGTGTCGCCAATCGCCTCGTGAAAGCCATCGTTGGCACCGGCGCGGAACAGCTTGCTCTGCTGGCGGTAGGCCAGGTCGTAATAGACATGGCCCAGCTCGTGATGGATGGTGAGGAAGTCCTCGTCCGTCGGCCGGATGCACATCTTGATGCGCGGGTCGTCGGACTCGGTGAGATTCCAGGCCGAGGCGTGGCAGACCACCTCGCGGTCCTGCGGCTTCACGAACAGCGAACGTTCCCAGAAACTCGGCGGCAGGGGCTCCAGGCCCAGCGAGGTGTAGAAGCCCTCGCCGATGCGCACCATCTCCTTGGGCGAGACCGGCCGCTGGGCCAGCACCCGCGACAGATCAAAGCCCGGCGCCGAGCCCTCGGGCCGCAGCAGCGGGTACAGATACTCCCAGCTCTGGCTCCAGAGATTGCCGAACAGATGGGCCGGAATGGGGCCTTGCGCGGGCACCAAGTCGCGCCCATAGGTCTGGCGCAACTTGAAGCGGGCATAGCGAAGCAGCTCGGCGTAGAGGGGCTGCACCTGGCGCCAGAGCCGCTCCATATCGGCCGCGAAGGCCTGCTCCGGCATGTCATAGCCCGAGCGCCACAGCGCGCCGTTGTCGCGGTAGCCCATGGCGCGCGCACCCTGGTTGGCCAGGGCCGTGTAGGCCACATAGTCATCCTTGTAGCTGCGCGCCACTTCGTGCCAGCCCAGCCAAGCCTGCTTAAGCGCAGCCGGATCGCGGCTCTCGGCCATCACCTGCTCCAGCGCGCCCAGGTCCAGGCAGTCGCCCGGGGTGGCCGGCTTCAACGGGCCGTCCTGGGGGCAGGACTTGCCACGCCCATAGGCCCCATTCATGCCGGCCAGCAGCCGGGTCAGGCGCTCGCGGTCAGCGGCCTGCGACAGATAGCCGCTGAGCTGCAGCAGCCCGAGCTTGCGGGCTTCAATGGCGCCCAGCTTCAGGCCCTTGAAGCGCCGCGCCGCCAGCGCCAACTCGCCGCTGGCCTTGATGAGTTGCTCACTGGCCTGCGAGCTGATGAGCTCGGTGTCGACCGTGATGAAGTTGTCGGCCACCCATTGGGCGCGTTGCGCACGGATGGCCAGGTCTTCCAGCCGGGTTTCGGCGGCCTGGATGAATGAGCGCGCCTGCGCGGCCGTGGGTTC
Above is a window of Inhella inkyongensis DNA encoding:
- a CDS encoding AraC family transcriptional regulator; translated protein: MPASSTSRPARRRVVPLDPRIHAPSRQRPLRASVRRMAHDMDIHPHRHAWGQLVFSMAGAVRVEAVQDEQALAFIVPPARAVWIPGGVEHAVRAIEQADLRTVYVDAACALEAGTEWQRCRVLDVSALLRELIRELAQVDQGRREPDPHEALLAPLILAELRRAKPVALGLALPRDKRLRRLCEAALAEPQQDHGLRAWSQEVGASERTLHRLFREQLGTSYRHWRSQLLLAQGLSLAARGLALQDIAAELGYASPSAFSAMVKRSVGQTPSEFFKNAGWAGSAASGS
- the nadB gene encoding L-aspartate oxidase — protein: MNPAPNTAPPVVIIGAGLAGLTVALHLADHMPVQVLAKRELGEAATAWAQGGIVGVLGSDDSIDSHVRDTADAGAGLVDEVTARFIAERSAQAVEWLVAQGVPFTPDAGGPLGLHLTREGGHAVRRIAHAADATGKAIHDALLAKAQAHPNIKLRQRWMAVDLITHRHLKEESPRCHGVYALDIDSGRVEALAARAVVLATGGAGKVYRYTTNPDTATGDGVAMAWRAGCRVANMEFIQFHPTCLYHPQERSFLITEALRGEGGHLKLPNGERFMAAHDSRMELAPRDIVARAIDFEMKRHGVDHVWLDARHLGEDFLKSHFPTIHARCLKLGIDIAKQMIPVVPAVHFTCGGVVTDLDGRADLPGLYAVGETGYTGLHGANRLASNSLLECVVLGCSCAARIHDQPAATAQTLPGWDESQVENADEQVVIAHNWDELRLLMWNYVGIVRTTKRLERALHRIELLRAETLEYYANFRVNRDLLELRNLVDCAELIVRSALMRHESRGLHYSRDFPETLPVSFPTLLIPPTRRS
- a CDS encoding DUF2804 domain-containing protein, giving the protein MATSLPPAPGHGVADGAPLIGRYAGSPAQFDWRGLRAPWQHGPLWTRLHHKRWHYVGIASSELFIGLAIVDLGWTATAFAYLFDRAQGRLLGDWSQDALPGLQVQIADAPLHGARARFRGLGSRLQLEEARGQLQLAVDVRGLKVQATLDLPTAPPLLAIGPIDGGSVHGTVKTTAMKIKGWAEAGGRRFALDQALAALDASNGLLARHTAWRWASAHGKNIGLNLQQGYFGTQENALWLDGDLIPLGAAHFEFDPAHPMQPWRIHTADGLLDLQFTPEGLRAEDRNLLIAASHYVQPIGRFNGWVRAAPGAPQRTVADLLGVTEDHRSRW
- a CDS encoding M2 family metallopeptidase translates to MIRRPLLAQWAVLVALALSTGAALAEPTAAQARSFIQAAETRLEDLAIRAQRAQWVADNFITVDTELISSQASEQLIKASGELALAARRFKGLKLGAIEARKLGLLQLSGYLSQAADRERLTRLLAGMNGAYGRGKSCPQDGPLKPATPGDCLDLGALEQVMAESRDPAALKQAWLGWHEVARSYKDDYVAYTALANQGARAMGYRDNGALWRSGYDMPEQAFAADMERLWRQVQPLYAELLRYARFKLRQTYGRDLVPAQGPIPAHLFGNLWSQSWEYLYPLLRPEGSAPGFDLSRVLAQRPVSPKEMVRIGEGFYTSLGLEPLPPSFWERSLFVKPQDREVVCHASAWNLTESDDPRIKMCIRPTDEDFLTIHHELGHVYYDLAYRQQSKLFRAGANDGFHEAIGDTVALSVTPDYLRQIGLMSARDPAGDDIDALLKQALQKIAFLPFAYLVDQWRWQVYGGQVKPEDFDASWWRLREQVQGVSRPEPARPGGFDAGAKYHVASDTSYARYFLAHLLQFQFHRALCREARQTGPLHRCSIFGSRAAGAKFQAMLQMGASKPWPEALQALTGERQVDGGALIEYFAPLQTWLGRENARLQSLDPEVRP